The region GGCGGGCCTGAGGCGAGTCCTCGACCCGGATACGGGTGCCGTCGGTGATGCGATACGGGGATCCGCCCGCGTGGACCGAGGCGGGGGCCGGCACCACCTGCCCGAGCGGGGTCGCGGTGCGGCCCGACTCGGAGTGTGCGGCACCGGCGACTGAGATACCGGCGGCCGCCACGAGCAGCAGCGTACCGAGAAGACGGGGCGTTCTGTGCTGTCTCACATGCGCTCCCTTCGAAGGACCCTGCAAACGAATTGCGAATGGGTGTAGACCACTCTTCCGCAGACCCGGTGAAACAATCCCCCTCATGGCGGAAATCATCCAGAAGGACGGGACGTGGACCTTCGACGGCGACGCGCTGCGGCTGACTCCGGGGCGCGACAAGAACGTGAGCCTGCTCCGCAGAACCTTGGGTGAACTGACTGTCCCGCTGGGAGCGTTGGCGGGGATTTCCTTCGAACAGGGCAAGAAGAGCGGCCGGTTGCGGCTCCGGCTGCGCGACGGCGCCGACCCGCTGCTCCAGGCGACCGGCGGCAGGCTCGCCGAGCCGAACGACCCCTACCAGCTCACCGTGGAGTCCGACCGCTACGGCGTCGCCGAGTACGTCGTGGACGAGGTCCGGGACGCGCTGCTCCTGGACCAGGTGCCGGCCGACCCGGTCGACAGCTATCTGCTCCCGGGCCCCTCCGTGCCGCTGTCCGTCTCCGCCGGCGACGGCACCGCGAGCTTCGACGGCGAGCGCGTGCGCCTGGAGTGGAACTGGAAGACCGAG is a window of Streptomyces sp. NBC_00271 DNA encoding:
- a CDS encoding DUF4429 domain-containing protein; translation: MAEIIQKDGTWTFDGDALRLTPGRDKNVSLLRRTLGELTVPLGALAGISFEQGKKSGRLRLRLRDGADPLLQATGGRLAEPNDPYQLTVESDRYGVAEYVVDEVRDALLLDQVPADPVDSYLLPGPSVPLSVSAGDGTASFDGERVRLEWNWKTEDSKSAAGARSLALTDLTTVEWHPAVGLENGYLRFTVRGAETKAPPKYDPNSVELWGFKKDPLMALVAAAVQARLPHPTASPEAAQATEQPTAIAPEDDHDALLRRLRELGDLHKSGVLTDEEFALAKQAVLKRM